One Clupea harengus chromosome 12, Ch_v2.0.2, whole genome shotgun sequence DNA segment encodes these proteins:
- the anxa3b gene encoding annexin A3b isoform X2 gives MSVWDDLDLLLDSPSSLTAKPTTSGTIKEKPGFKASEDAAALQKAIEGIGTTEKTLIEILTQRSNAQRQLISKAYQEATGRALVDDLKGDTSGDFEDALVALVTHPAQLDCQEFIKATKGAGTTDSALIELFAAKSNRQIKSMSEAYLADTGRELSHDLKSEVSSDYGKTLLILVEGKRDESTNVDAAKAKADAKALYEAGEKKWGTDESKFIDVLCHRSVPQLRQTMVEYKSISGKTLQESIESEMSGKLEELLVAIVKCVKSVPAYLAERLYKSMKGLGTTESTLTRIIVGRSEVDLLDIRAEYTKLFGCSLYSAIESETSGSYRQTLLHICGEED, from the exons ATGTCTGTTTGG gaTGACCTGGATCTTCTTCTTGACTCACCGTCGTCCTTGACAGCGAAG CCTACAACAAGTGGAACCATCAAGGAGAAACCAGGATTCAAAGCCAGTGAGGATGCTGCTGCCTTGCAGAAGGCCATAGAGGGCATTG GAACTACTGAGAAAACCTTGATTGAAATCCTCACGCAGAGGAGCAATGCTCAGCGTCAGCTCATCTCCAAGGCCTACCAGGAGGCTACAGGAAGG GCGCTTGTTGATGACCTGAAGGGGGACACCAGTGGAGATTTCGAGGATGCACTGGTGGCTCTGGTCACCCACCCTGCTCAGCTGGACTGCCAGGAGTTCATCAAAGCCACAAAA GGAGCTGGGACGACTGACAGCGCTCTGATAGAACTGTTCGCTGCCAAGTCCAACAGGCAAATTAAATCCATGTCTGAGGCTTACCTAGCAG ACACAGGAAGAGAACTGAGCCATGACCTAAAGTCAGAGGTGTCCAGTGACTATGGTAAAACTCTACTCATCCTGGTGGAG GGGAAGCGGGATGAAAGTACTAATGTGGATGCGGCCAAAGCCAAAGCGGATGCCAAG GCCCTTTATGAGGCGGGGGAGAAGAAGTGGGGGACGGACGAGAGCAAGTTCATAGATGTCTTGTGCCACAGAAGTGTTCCTCAACTGAGGCAGA CTATGGTGGAGTATAAGAGCATCAGTGGGAAGACCCTTCAGGAGAGCATTGAGAGTGAGATGTCAGGGAAACTCGAGGAGCTGCTGGTGGCCATCG TGAAATGTGTGAAAAGTGTACCAGCATACCTGGCAGAGAGACTGTATAAAAGCATGAAG ggTCTGGGCACCACTGAGTCCACGCTGACCAGGATCATAGTGGGCCGCTCCGAAGTGGACCTGCTGGACATCAGGGCTGAGTACACTAAGCTGTTTGGGTGCTCCCTGTACTCTGCTATAGAG TCTGAGACATCTGGAAGTTATCGCCAGACCCTGCTGCATATCTGTGGGGAGGAGGACTAA
- the anxa3b gene encoding annexin A3b isoform X1 produces MSVWDDLDLLLDSPSSLTAKPTTSGTIKEKPGFKASEDAAALQKAIEGIGTTEKTLIEILTQRSNAQRQLISKAYQEATGRALVDDLKGDTSGDFEDALVALVTHPAQLDCQEFIKATKGAGTTDSALIELFAAKSNRQIKSMSEAYLADTGRELSHDLKSEVSSDYGKTLLILVEGKRDESTNVDAAKAKADAKALYEAGEKKWGTDESKFIDVLCHRSVPQLRQTMVEYKSISGKTLQESIESEMSGKLEELLVAIVKCVKSVPAYLAERLYKSMKGLGTTESTLTRIIVGRSEVDLLDIRAEYTKLFGCSLYSAIESDVGGSYGDCLKMICGADD; encoded by the exons ATGTCTGTTTGG gaTGACCTGGATCTTCTTCTTGACTCACCGTCGTCCTTGACAGCGAAG CCTACAACAAGTGGAACCATCAAGGAGAAACCAGGATTCAAAGCCAGTGAGGATGCTGCTGCCTTGCAGAAGGCCATAGAGGGCATTG GAACTACTGAGAAAACCTTGATTGAAATCCTCACGCAGAGGAGCAATGCTCAGCGTCAGCTCATCTCCAAGGCCTACCAGGAGGCTACAGGAAGG GCGCTTGTTGATGACCTGAAGGGGGACACCAGTGGAGATTTCGAGGATGCACTGGTGGCTCTGGTCACCCACCCTGCTCAGCTGGACTGCCAGGAGTTCATCAAAGCCACAAAA GGAGCTGGGACGACTGACAGCGCTCTGATAGAACTGTTCGCTGCCAAGTCCAACAGGCAAATTAAATCCATGTCTGAGGCTTACCTAGCAG ACACAGGAAGAGAACTGAGCCATGACCTAAAGTCAGAGGTGTCCAGTGACTATGGTAAAACTCTACTCATCCTGGTGGAG GGGAAGCGGGATGAAAGTACTAATGTGGATGCGGCCAAAGCCAAAGCGGATGCCAAG GCCCTTTATGAGGCGGGGGAGAAGAAGTGGGGGACGGACGAGAGCAAGTTCATAGATGTCTTGTGCCACAGAAGTGTTCCTCAACTGAGGCAGA CTATGGTGGAGTATAAGAGCATCAGTGGGAAGACCCTTCAGGAGAGCATTGAGAGTGAGATGTCAGGGAAACTCGAGGAGCTGCTGGTGGCCATCG TGAAATGTGTGAAAAGTGTACCAGCATACCTGGCAGAGAGACTGTATAAAAGCATGAAG ggTCTGGGCACCACTGAGTCCACGCTGACCAGGATCATAGTGGGCCGCTCCGAAGTGGACCTGCTGGACATCAGGGCTGAGTACACTAAGCTGTTTGGGTGCTCCCTGTACTCTGCTATAGAG TCGGATGTTGGGGGGAGTTACGGTGACTGTCTGAAGATGATCTGTGGCGCTGATGACTAA